From a single Thermoleophilia bacterium genomic region:
- the tig gene encoding trigger factor, protein MPVTAEATYLPGDLVRIAVTIPEDDVRKEFDRTVKGTSGRMRLPGFRPGKVPANVVIRRVGREALLSETLDRAIDGWYREALAITDVAPIDSPDMEMGDAAETGVTFSVTVRVPPTATLGQYTGLEVIRESAEIPEGAVDEELRRIREQSARLEQTDRTAAEGDFVLIDYDAVADGTPVPEASSRGQLVELGGERILPEFTAGLLGTTAGDKVTIDFAYPDDDARDEVRGKRVAYAVTVQTVQEKVLPEMDDAFAESVGFASAAELRAETEVHLAAAMERTVTERYRRRAIDAAVLAAELEVPGVLIDRRIDSILHDTSHQLPKSVSLEQFLAMQGQTMDQARDSLREDAQMSIRREMVVEAIADAEKIELTDAEIEERVRTDATEAGRDADELIAALKGAGGWDSLRQDLRVERAVDLIVTSSKDITPEEGEQRIAVAAKEPVATKPVATKPVAKEPAATKPAAKKPVAKEPAAKKPVATKPVAKEPAAKKPVAKEPAATKRVATKPAATKPVATKPAATKPAATKSAATKSVATTPVVKEPAAKKPVAKEPAAKTAAVTKPATSSAKGSGTAAAKKTPAAEGTAKKPTPKTSAAKTPTATTPSAP, encoded by the coding sequence ATGCCCGTAACCGCTGAAGCCACCTATCTCCCGGGCGATCTCGTCCGTATCGCCGTAACGATCCCCGAGGACGACGTGCGCAAGGAGTTCGACCGCACGGTCAAGGGGACGTCCGGTCGCATGCGCCTACCGGGTTTCCGTCCGGGGAAGGTGCCCGCCAACGTGGTGATTCGGCGCGTGGGGCGTGAGGCGCTGCTGTCCGAGACTCTCGATCGTGCCATCGACGGGTGGTATCGCGAGGCGCTGGCCATCACCGATGTTGCCCCCATCGATTCGCCGGACATGGAAATGGGCGACGCGGCGGAAACGGGTGTCACCTTCTCGGTAACGGTGCGCGTGCCCCCGACGGCGACGTTGGGTCAGTACACGGGCCTCGAGGTCATCCGCGAGTCGGCGGAGATTCCCGAGGGTGCGGTGGATGAGGAACTCCGTCGCATCCGGGAACAGTCCGCCCGCCTCGAGCAGACCGACCGCACGGCCGCCGAGGGCGACTTCGTGCTCATCGACTACGACGCCGTCGCCGACGGCACGCCGGTCCCGGAGGCCAGCTCGCGCGGCCAGCTCGTCGAGTTGGGCGGCGAGCGGATCCTCCCCGAGTTCACCGCCGGCCTCCTCGGCACGACGGCCGGGGACAAGGTGACCATCGATTTCGCATACCCCGACGACGACGCCCGTGACGAGGTTCGGGGGAAGAGGGTCGCGTACGCCGTCACGGTGCAGACGGTTCAGGAGAAAGTGCTGCCCGAGATGGACGACGCCTTTGCCGAATCGGTCGGGTTCGCGAGCGCCGCCGAACTGCGGGCCGAGACTGAGGTACACCTCGCCGCCGCCATGGAGCGCACGGTCACGGAGCGTTATCGTCGTCGGGCCATCGACGCCGCGGTGCTGGCCGCAGAACTCGAGGTCCCGGGGGTTTTGATCGACCGTCGTATCGACTCGATCCTCCACGACACCTCGCACCAACTGCCGAAGAGCGTGAGCTTGGAGCAGTTTCTGGCGATGCAGGGGCAGACCATGGATCAGGCCCGTGATTCGCTGCGCGAGGACGCGCAGATGTCGATCCGGCGTGAAATGGTGGTGGAGGCGATTGCCGATGCTGAGAAGATTGAGCTGACCGACGCCGAGATCGAAGAGCGCGTGCGTACCGACGCCACCGAAGCCGGTCGAGATGCCGATGAGCTGATCGCGGCACTCAAGGGCGCTGGCGGCTGGGACAGCCTCCGGCAAGACCTTCGTGTGGAGCGTGCGGTGGATCTCATCGTCACATCTTCCAAGGACATCACCCCCGAGGAAGGGGAGCAGCGGATCGCCGTCGCCGCGAAGGAACCCGTCGCAACGAAGCCCGTCGCAACGAAGCCCGTCGCGAAGGAACCCGCTGCGACGAAGCCCGCCGCGAAGAAGCCCGTCGCGAAGGAACCCGCCGCGAAGAAGCCCGTCGCAACGAAGCCCGTCGCGAAGGAACCCGCCGCGAAGAAGCCCGTCGCGAAGGAACCCGCCGCAACGAAGCGCGTCGCAACGAAGCCCGCCGCAACGAAGCCCGTCGCAACGAAGCCCGCCGCAACGAAGCCCGCCGCGACGAAGTCCGCCGCGACGAAGTCCGTCGCAACGACGCCCGTCGTGAAGGAACCCGCTGCGAAGAAGCCCGTCGCCAAGGAGCCTGCCGCGAAGACGGCCGCCGTGACGAAGCCTGCAACGTCGAGTGCGAAGGGGAGCGGGACCGCCGCGGCGAAGAAGACGCCCGCAGCAGAGGGCACGGCGAAGAAACCGACCCCAAAGACGTCAGCGGCGAAGACGCCGACGGCAACGACGCCCAGCGCCCCGTGA
- a CDS encoding malate synthase A, producing MSEQQFPAGVEILEVISPEMASILTPEAVSFVVALHRKFRSRRAELLAARAGRQDAFEAGERPDFLPETQHIRDDPSWRVAPVPADLQDRRVEITGPVDRKMVINALNSGAKMFMSDFEDSNTPTWHNTIQGQINLRDAVDRSISFASPEGKQYALKDEIATLLVRPRGWHLAEKHVLVDGERISAGIFDFGLFFFHNAKEQLRRGTGPYFYLPKMESHLEARLWNDIFVTAQDELGVPQGSIKGCVLIETILAAFEMEEILYELRDHSAGLNCGRWDYIFSCIKKFRRDPDFVLADRVLVTMTTHFLRSYSLLAIKTCHRRGAHAMGGMAAQIPIKNDPDANEAALDKVRADKQREAGDGHDGTWVAHPGLVPIAMEAFDAVLGDRPNQVDRQRDDVHVTAADLLTFEPDGPITEQGLRTNINVGIQYLGAWLAGMGCVPINNLMEDAATAEISRSQVWQWIRSPKGRLEDGRDIDVALFHTVLAEELAKVKEQFGAAGYYERGARLFDEITATEEFVDFLTLPAYEQID from the coding sequence ATGTCCGAGCAGCAGTTTCCGGCAGGAGTCGAGATCCTCGAGGTCATCTCGCCCGAGATGGCGTCGATCCTCACCCCGGAGGCGGTGTCGTTCGTCGTCGCGCTCCACCGCAAATTCCGTAGCCGTCGCGCGGAACTGCTCGCCGCGCGCGCCGGGCGTCAGGACGCCTTCGAGGCCGGTGAGCGCCCCGACTTCCTGCCCGAGACCCAGCACATCCGGGACGACCCCTCCTGGCGAGTTGCCCCGGTCCCGGCCGACCTGCAGGATCGCCGTGTGGAGATCACCGGCCCGGTTGATCGCAAGATGGTCATCAACGCCCTCAACTCGGGCGCCAAGATGTTCATGTCGGACTTCGAGGACTCCAACACCCCGACCTGGCACAACACCATCCAGGGGCAGATCAACCTCCGCGACGCCGTGGACCGGTCCATCTCGTTCGCGTCGCCCGAGGGTAAGCAGTACGCGCTCAAGGATGAGATCGCGACCCTGCTCGTGCGCCCCCGCGGTTGGCACCTCGCCGAGAAGCACGTGCTAGTGGACGGCGAGCGGATTTCGGCCGGGATCTTCGACTTCGGTCTCTTCTTCTTCCACAACGCGAAGGAGCAACTTCGCCGAGGGACCGGCCCGTACTTCTACCTGCCGAAGATGGAGAGCCACCTCGAGGCCCGCCTCTGGAACGACATCTTCGTCACAGCGCAGGATGAACTGGGCGTGCCGCAGGGATCGATCAAGGGCTGCGTCCTCATCGAGACGATCCTCGCGGCGTTCGAGATGGAGGAGATTCTCTACGAGTTGCGCGACCACTCGGCGGGCCTCAACTGCGGTCGCTGGGACTACATCTTCTCGTGCATCAAGAAGTTCCGTCGCGATCCCGACTTCGTGTTGGCCGATCGCGTGCTGGTGACCATGACCACCCACTTCCTGCGTTCGTATTCGCTGCTCGCCATCAAGACGTGCCACCGGCGTGGCGCGCATGCGATGGGCGGCATGGCGGCCCAGATCCCGATCAAGAACGACCCCGACGCCAATGAGGCCGCCCTCGACAAGGTGCGTGCCGACAAGCAGCGTGAGGCCGGCGACGGCCATGACGGCACGTGGGTGGCACACCCGGGACTCGTGCCGATCGCCATGGAGGCGTTCGACGCCGTCCTCGGCGACCGGCCCAATCAGGTGGACCGCCAGCGCGATGACGTGCACGTGACGGCCGCCGACCTTCTCACGTTCGAGCCCGACGGCCCCATCACCGAGCAGGGTCTGCGTACCAACATCAATGTGGGCATTCAGTACTTGGGCGCATGGCTCGCGGGAATGGGCTGCGTGCCGATCAACAACCTGATGGAGGACGCCGCCACGGCGGAGATCTCCCGCTCACAGGTGTGGCAGTGGATCCGCTCACCGAAGGGACGCCTCGAGGACGGACGCGACATTGACGTGGCCCTTTTCCACACCGTTCTTGCTGAGGAACTCGCGAAGGTGAAGGAGCAGTTTGGCGCTGCTGGCTACTACGAGCGTGGCGCCCGGCTCTTCGACGAGATCACCGCCACCGAGGAGTTCGTGGACTTCCTCACACTGCCGGCGTATGAGCAGATCGACTAA